A stretch of the Engraulis encrasicolus isolate BLACKSEA-1 chromosome 19, IST_EnEncr_1.0, whole genome shotgun sequence genome encodes the following:
- the foxa1 gene encoding hepatocyte nuclear factor 3-alpha — MLGTVKMEGHETPDWSSYYNDAQEVYSPMTNTSMNAGLGSMNSMNSYMGMPTSGNMTSSSFNMSYANPGLGAGLSPGTMAGMPTATGAMNGISGGVPPMGTALSPTNMNAMSAQQASMSALNPYSSMSPTMSPMTYAQTNLNRARENKTFRRSYPHAKPPYSYISLITMAIQQSPNKMLTLSEIYQWIMDLFPYYRQNQQRWQNSIRHSLSFNDCFVKVSRSPDKPGKGSYWTLHPDSGNMFENGCYLRRQKRFKCDTKKLSSTKGGEGRKDQTTGSGSPANDSNSKPGHMDTSSISSSNQSSSPHSLDRSINPTSELKSSGPPLHPAAVSATSLSSLPLTPHSMGHETQLHLKGDPHYSFNHPFSINNLMSSSEQQHKLDMKAYEQALQYSSYGSGMSSSLPLGSASMAGRATMDPSALEASYYQGVYSRPVLNTS; from the exons ATGTTGGGTACTGTGAAGATGGAAGGTCACGAAACCCCCGACTGGAGCAGCTATTACAATGACGCGCAAGAG GTATATTCACCCATGACCAACACCAGCATGAACGCAGGACTGGGTTCTATGAACAGCATGAACAGTTACATGGGCATGCCTACCAGTGGGAATATGACCTCAAGTTCCTTCAACATGTCTTATGCCAACCCCGGTTTGGGTGCAGGACTTAGCCCAGGGACCATGGCTGGAATGCCCACTGCCACCGGCGCGATGAATGGAATAAGTGGTGGAGTACCACCCATGGGCACCGCGTTAAGTCCCACCAACATGAACGCCATGTCGGCGCAACAAGCCTCCATGAGCGCCCTGAATCCGTACTCTAGTATGAGTCCCACGATGAGCCCCATGACCTATGCCCAAACCAACCTGAACAGGGCGagagaaaacaaaacattcaGAAGAAGTTACCCGCACGCCAAGCCGCCCTACTCGTACATCTCGCTTATCACCATGGCTATTCAACAGTCACCAAACAAAATGCTCACCCTGAGTGAAATCTACCAGTGGATCATGGATCTCTTCCCGTACTACCGCCAAAATCAACAAAGGTGGCAAAATTCCATCAGGCACTCGCTGTCTTTCAATGACTGTTTCGTCAAAGTCTCCAGGTCGCCGGATAAGCCAGGCAAAGGCTCATACTGGACTTTGCACCCGGATTCTGGAAATATGTTCGAAAATGGCTGTTACCTCCGCAGACAGAAGCGTTTTAAGTGCGATACTAAAAAGTTGTCATCGACGaagggaggcgaggggaggaaaGACCAGACGACCGGTTCTGGTTCTCCTGCCAACGACAGCAACTCCAAGCCAGGGCACATGGACACGAGTTCCATTTCAAGCTCCAACCAGTCGTCCAGTCCCCACAGTTTGGACCGGAGCATTAACCCCACATCTGAACTCAAAAGCAGCGGGCCACCCTTGCACCCCGCCGCAGTGTCGGCCACGTCCCTGTCCTCACTCCCGTTGACCCCACATTCTATGGGCCACGAGACCCAGCTGCACCTTAAAGGGGACCCCCATTACTCATTCAACCACCCGTTTTCCATTAATAATTTAATGTCCTCATCCGAGCAACAGCACAAGCTGGACATGAAAGCATACGAACAAGCGCTGCAATATTCATCCTATGGCTCAGGGATGTCTTCCAGCTTGCCCCTCGGCAGTGCGTCTATGGCCGGGAGAGCCACTATGGACCCTTCGGCATTAGAGGCGTCTTACTACCAAGGTGTGTATTCTAGACCGGTCCTAAACACATCTTAG